In one Gammaproteobacteria bacterium genomic region, the following are encoded:
- the htpG gene encoding molecular chaperone HtpG encodes MAETEQESQKETLGFQTEVKHLLKLMIHSLYSNKEIFLRELISNASDAADKLRFEALTDSAMYEDDPELKIHVSYDKDAHTVTVSDNGVGMTRQEVMDHIGTIAKSGTKQFFESLTGDQAKDAHLIGQFGVGFYSAFIVAEKVTLSTRKAGMEAAHGVRWESAGEGDYTIETVERAQRGTEVVLHLRKDEEEFLSGFRLRNIINKYSDHITLPIRMLKESYGEEEGKEQTQEYETVNQASALWTRSKSDITDEEYDEFYKHVAHDFEAPLAHSHNRVEGTNEYISLLYIPSRAPFDLWDRQSRHGVKLYVKRVFIMDDAEQLMPTYLRFVRGIIDSSDLPLNVSREILQQNKTIDTIRAGSIKKILGTLEEMAKKDAEKYSKFWQEFGKVLKEGPGEDFANKERIAGLFRFSTTHTDSEDQTVSLDDYIGRMQEGQDSIYYITADAFAAAKNSPHLEIFRKKGIEVILFYERVDEWLVSSLMEYKGKKLLSVTKGELDLGELDDEAEKEEQKKAGEELKGVLEQIKTTLGDKVKDVRLTHRLTSSPACLVNDEHDMNANLERILKQAGQNVPSSRPIFELNPDHPLVAKLKAETDDERFNDLTLVLFDQALLSEGGQLDDPASFVKRFNELLLAMSK; translated from the coding sequence ATGGCCGAAACTGAGCAAGAATCTCAAAAAGAAACCTTAGGATTTCAAACAGAAGTTAAGCATTTGCTTAAACTGATGATCCACTCCCTATACAGTAACAAAGAGATTTTTCTTCGTGAATTGATTTCCAACGCATCCGATGCGGCGGATAAACTACGATTTGAAGCTTTAACCGACAGCGCGATGTATGAGGATGATCCAGAGCTGAAAATTCATGTCAGCTATGACAAAGATGCCCACACAGTAACCGTCAGTGACAATGGAGTCGGTATGACGCGTCAGGAAGTGATGGATCATATCGGAACCATCGCTAAATCCGGAACCAAGCAGTTTTTTGAGTCCTTGACAGGTGATCAGGCGAAGGATGCACACTTGATCGGGCAATTTGGTGTGGGTTTTTATTCGGCATTTATTGTGGCTGAAAAAGTGACTTTGAGCACCCGCAAGGCGGGTATGGAAGCTGCGCATGGTGTACGCTGGGAGTCGGCAGGAGAAGGCGATTACACTATTGAGACGGTTGAGCGCGCGCAACGCGGTACGGAAGTGGTGTTACATTTGCGTAAAGACGAAGAAGAGTTTTTGAGCGGTTTTCGCTTGCGTAATATTATTAATAAGTATTCAGATCATATTACTCTTCCCATCAGAATGCTAAAAGAGTCTTATGGAGAAGAAGAAGGCAAGGAACAGACGCAGGAGTATGAAACGGTTAATCAGGCCTCTGCGTTGTGGACCCGTTCTAAGAGTGACATTACAGACGAGGAGTATGACGAATTTTACAAACATGTGGCTCATGATTTTGAAGCGCCACTGGCTCACAGCCACAATCGAGTTGAAGGAACCAATGAGTACATTTCCTTGTTGTACATCCCGTCAAGAGCGCCTTTTGATTTGTGGGATCGTCAAAGTCGACACGGCGTGAAACTTTATGTGAAACGTGTTTTTATTATGGATGATGCCGAGCAGTTGATGCCCACTTATCTGCGTTTTGTTAGAGGAATTATTGATTCCAGCGATTTGCCGCTGAATGTTTCCCGGGAAATTCTGCAGCAAAACAAAACCATCGATACCATTCGAGCCGGATCCATAAAGAAAATTCTGGGCACCTTGGAAGAGATGGCCAAGAAAGACGCGGAGAAGTACAGCAAGTTTTGGCAGGAGTTTGGCAAGGTGCTTAAGGAAGGACCCGGCGAAGATTTTGCCAATAAAGAAAGAATTGCCGGATTATTTCGGTTTAGCACAACCCATACAGACAGTGAAGATCAGACTGTATCGTTGGATGATTATATCGGCCGGATGCAAGAAGGCCAGGATTCTATCTATTACATTACAGCTGATGCCTTCGCTGCGGCGAAAAATAGTCCGCACTTAGAGATTTTTCGCAAAAAAGGCATCGAGGTCATACTGTTTTACGAGCGCGTGGACGAATGGCTGGTCAGCTCACTGATGGAGTATAAAGGTAAGAAGCTATTGAGTGTTACCAAGGGCGAGCTGGATTTGGGTGAGTTGGACGATGAGGCGGAGAAGGAAGAACAGAAAAAAGCCGGAGAGGAGCTCAAAGGTGTCCTTGAACAAATTAAGACTACATTGGGTGATAAAGTGAAGGACGTGCGGCTGACACACCGACTAACCAGTTCACCGGCTTGTTTGGTTAACGACGAGCATGACATGAACGCTAATTTGGAGCGGATTTTGAAACAAGCGGGGCAAAACGTTCCAAGTTCCAGGCCCATATTTGAGCTCAATCCAGATCATCCCTTGGTGGCGAAACTGAAGGCGGAAACCGATGATGAACGCTTTAACGATTTGACTCTGGTGTTATTTGATCAGGCTTTGTTAAGTGAAGGCGGCCAGTTGGATGATCCCGCCAGTTTTGTGAAGCGGTTTAACGAATTATTGTTAGCGATGAGTAAATAA
- a CDS encoding cytochrome c3 family protein translates to MKRNRSDISAGLIVLISILNYATPVHAGRVAGSAHDFTTSGWSGGEICVACHTPHSGDSTQVAQLWNHSVTSTSFTMYSSPALDAISTGQPGGISRLCLSCHDGTVGVDSFGGASGATFMSGTKVVGVGGNLSDDHPISIRFDSALALADGSLHDPTTTTVTVGVAGSKTKTGTIEQLMLVDGTVQCTSCHDVHNNFTAGDPLLRISTKGSQLCLSCHDK, encoded by the coding sequence ATGAAAAGAAACAGATCAGATATCAGTGCCGGCCTTATTGTGCTGATAAGTATACTCAACTATGCAACGCCAGTGCATGCAGGCCGCGTCGCTGGGTCTGCCCACGACTTCACCACTTCCGGATGGAGTGGGGGAGAAATATGCGTCGCTTGCCACACCCCACATAGTGGTGATTCTACTCAAGTGGCGCAGTTGTGGAACCACTCTGTGACAAGCACCAGTTTTACTATGTATAGCAGTCCGGCGCTTGATGCTATCAGCACTGGGCAACCCGGTGGAATATCCCGGCTGTGTTTGTCTTGCCATGACGGAACTGTCGGTGTGGACAGTTTTGGCGGTGCTTCTGGAGCCACCTTCATGAGTGGAACAAAAGTGGTTGGAGTTGGCGGAAATCTCTCAGACGATCATCCTATTTCCATTCGCTTTGACTCGGCGTTAGCCTTGGCTGATGGTTCCTTGCATGATCCGACGACCACAACCGTTACGGTAGGTGTTGCCGGTTCTAAAACAAAAACCGGTACCATTGAACAATTGATGTTGGTGGACGGTACAGTACAGTGCACCAGCTGTCACGACGTCCACAACAATTTCACTGCGGGAGACCCTTTGCTGAGAATTTCTACAAAGGGCAGCCAGCTGTGTCTGAGTTGTCATGATAAATAA
- a CDS encoding phosphate/phosphite/phosphonate ABC transporter substrate-binding protein produces MKANAQYQFIFIFLISVFSTNAFSTLVLTAPPRETAEKGKQVYEPIAKMMSEALGEEVVYRHPDGWLEYSSHMRSGKYDIVFDGPHFAAWRIKHLKHTPVARLPGGLDFVVVAKSNNKAMTGKNGILKGSICGLASPNLATVSILAKYQDAITVPKIVEIKGGFKKVFEAYKNGQCDAALLRTSFWKNLPQAARQDSRIIHATESLPNQTVTVSPRVDVTKRGKLTSLLQAKNNKSTDPLLERFSKKAKYFIRPSTSEYNDLEKLLEGVVFGW; encoded by the coding sequence ATGAAAGCCAACGCTCAATACCAATTCATTTTTATATTCCTAATCAGTGTTTTTTCCACCAACGCCTTTTCGACACTGGTACTCACCGCCCCACCACGCGAAACCGCAGAAAAAGGCAAACAAGTTTACGAGCCTATTGCCAAAATGATGTCGGAAGCTTTGGGCGAGGAAGTGGTATACCGCCATCCCGATGGCTGGCTTGAATACTCATCACACATGCGTTCAGGAAAATACGATATCGTTTTCGACGGCCCCCATTTTGCAGCCTGGCGTATAAAACATCTAAAACACACACCGGTGGCTCGCTTACCCGGTGGTCTGGATTTTGTCGTTGTTGCAAAATCCAACAACAAGGCCATGACCGGAAAAAACGGAATCCTTAAAGGCAGTATATGTGGTTTGGCTTCACCCAATCTGGCTACCGTCAGCATTTTGGCAAAATATCAAGACGCTATTACTGTTCCAAAGATAGTCGAAATCAAGGGTGGGTTTAAGAAAGTTTTTGAGGCTTACAAAAACGGACAGTGTGATGCGGCGCTGTTGCGCACATCCTTCTGGAAAAATCTGCCCCAAGCGGCCCGACAAGATTCCAGAATTATCCATGCCACCGAATCTCTTCCCAATCAAACCGTTACAGTAAGCCCTCGAGTTGATGTAACAAAACGTGGAAAACTAACATCTTTGTTGCAGGCTAAAAACAATAAGAGTACCGACCCCCTGCTGGAACGGTTTAGTAAGAAAGCCAAATATTTCATACGCCCAAGTACCAGTGAATATAACGACCTGGAAAAATTGCTGGAGGGCGTTGTTTTCGGCTGGTAA
- a CDS encoding 6-bladed beta-propeller produces the protein MFGIKKSALTVYVFACFLVLSGCSVISETGQRGVKTVFYPPLPNEPRIQLLTTINAALVQGKTKNAFSDFVLGKEDGVESRLTKPYGVAYFSNQVIVVDTRGPGYMILDANDKVLKTVRGMGPGRMQKPINVTVDREGRRYISDTGRGQVMVFDQQDEFLQAYGKLEQFKPSDALVVDGEIYISDLEHHIVHVLDLNSGVTRRTIGARGSGAGELFFPTNMALMPNNNILVSDTGNYRLQEFTLDGRFVRSYGQAGNGLGQFARPKGIAVDHEGLIYAIDSAFENIQLFDRHGQLLMFFGKPGNELDNINLPADISISYDGVQSFEQYADPNFRLQYLVFVTSQYGPNKITVYGFGEYRRNL, from the coding sequence ATGTTTGGGATTAAAAAAAGTGCACTGACGGTTTACGTCTTTGCTTGTTTTTTAGTGTTGTCTGGCTGTAGCGTAATCTCGGAAACGGGGCAGCGCGGCGTCAAAACTGTTTTCTATCCGCCTTTGCCTAACGAGCCTCGCATACAGTTACTCACAACTATTAATGCCGCCCTGGTTCAAGGGAAAACCAAGAATGCTTTTAGCGACTTTGTCCTAGGTAAAGAGGACGGTGTCGAAAGCCGCCTCACTAAGCCTTATGGCGTTGCATACTTTTCCAATCAAGTTATTGTCGTGGATACCCGGGGGCCGGGGTATATGATTTTGGATGCCAATGATAAGGTTTTGAAAACCGTAAGGGGTATGGGACCGGGACGGATGCAAAAGCCTATTAACGTAACCGTGGATCGTGAGGGTAGGCGCTATATATCCGATACGGGACGCGGTCAAGTGATGGTTTTCGATCAACAAGACGAGTTTTTGCAAGCCTATGGAAAATTGGAGCAGTTTAAACCCAGTGATGCCCTGGTGGTCGATGGAGAAATATACATCTCTGATTTGGAGCACCACATCGTCCATGTATTGGATCTTAACAGCGGGGTAACGCGCAGAACCATTGGTGCGCGGGGCTCCGGTGCCGGTGAATTGTTTTTTCCGACCAATATGGCATTGATGCCCAACAATAACATTTTGGTTAGCGATACAGGGAACTATCGTTTACAGGAGTTTACCCTGGATGGACGCTTTGTTCGTTCCTATGGTCAGGCCGGTAACGGTTTAGGTCAATTCGCCAGGCCAAAAGGAATTGCGGTGGACCACGAAGGCCTGATATACGCCATAGATTCTGCTTTTGAAAATATACAATTGTTCGATCGTCACGGTCAATTGCTCATGTTCTTCGGAAAGCCTGGAAATGAACTCGACAATATAAATTTACCGGCGGATATTAGTATTTCCTATGATGGTGTCCAGTCCTTTGAACAATATGCAGATCCAAACTTTCGGTTACAGTATTTGGTTTTTGTAACGAGCCAATATGGTCCGAATAAAATCACAGTATATGGTTTTGGAGAATACCGTCGTAATTTGTGA
- a CDS encoding porin family protein, with amino-acid sequence MSNCWLRYGMVVLLLGIPVAAHSQNVVAPLMGVSSWNEDTFDINGVTIVLDTDNAVARGVEFAHIFATGLRLGGQAQYQQVDVLSSTATSRPGYADIFHVNLLVSYYIPVHEVVKPYFGVGMGSTQISFHGGPMDTLDGDSYFGKAGLELKIADRVAWTLGAKARYFKVRDDNATMKTNTVDYFMGLNFYTRGI; translated from the coding sequence ATGAGTAATTGCTGGCTACGATATGGGATGGTTGTACTTTTGCTTGGGATTCCTGTGGCGGCGCACAGCCAAAATGTTGTTGCTCCACTCATGGGAGTATCAAGCTGGAACGAGGATACGTTTGATATTAATGGCGTAACCATTGTTTTGGATACGGATAACGCAGTTGCGCGCGGCGTCGAGTTTGCTCACATTTTCGCCACGGGGTTGAGGTTGGGCGGACAAGCTCAATATCAGCAAGTGGATGTGCTCTCCAGTACGGCTACCAGTAGGCCTGGATATGCCGATATTTTTCATGTCAATTTGTTGGTTAGTTACTATATTCCAGTGCATGAGGTAGTTAAACCCTATTTTGGAGTTGGGATGGGCTCAACGCAGATTTCCTTTCATGGTGGTCCCATGGATACTTTAGACGGGGATTCCTATTTCGGAAAAGCCGGGTTGGAATTAAAGATTGCTGACCGGGTGGCATGGACATTGGGTGCGAAAGCAAGATATTTTAAAGTCAGGGACGATAATGCGACCATGAAAACCAATACGGTGGATTACTTCATGGGATTGAATTTTTACACCCGAGGTATCTAG
- a CDS encoding helix-turn-helix transcriptional regulator produces the protein MTDSDFKQTPGFDYFELVKLADCTEQLRHTRSEQQLVACLQENLLSVIPVECGSVFVVDETTGDISYTVKIAPKAIFGENNSDLPRYELQRCLYGSWYSKRAFYCERIDVFHARLNLSSVKYTNGLYVVDAVSGKDGKICLYALVCADKIVADLCRELMRIILPAVCESIRRVVRVESSGVESLTDRELDILTRICQGYDNKSIALQLSVSINTVKSHIYNAYRKLQVNNRVEALIALEKSGVLL, from the coding sequence ATGACGGACTCTGATTTCAAACAAACTCCCGGATTTGACTATTTCGAATTGGTGAAGTTAGCGGACTGTACTGAGCAACTGCGACACACAAGGTCTGAACAACAACTGGTAGCATGTCTACAAGAAAATCTGCTGAGTGTAATACCTGTTGAATGTGGTTCGGTGTTCGTGGTCGACGAAACAACCGGTGATATAAGTTACACGGTAAAAATAGCACCAAAAGCTATTTTTGGTGAAAACAACAGCGATCTTCCCCGGTATGAATTGCAACGGTGTTTGTATGGAAGTTGGTATTCAAAACGAGCATTTTATTGCGAACGAATCGATGTGTTCCATGCGCGGCTCAACCTCAGTAGTGTGAAATATACCAATGGATTGTATGTAGTGGATGCCGTATCCGGTAAAGATGGCAAAATTTGTTTATATGCCCTGGTATGTGCAGATAAGATTGTTGCAGATTTGTGTCGGGAACTGATGCGGATTATCTTACCTGCCGTGTGTGAGAGTATACGCCGAGTAGTGCGTGTGGAATCCAGTGGGGTGGAGAGTCTTACGGATCGAGAGCTGGATATTCTCACACGTATATGTCAGGGCTATGACAACAAAAGCATTGCCTTGCAGCTGAGTGTGAGCATTAATACCGTAAAAAGTCATATTTACAACGCTTATCGGAAGTTGCAGGTCAATAACCGTGTTGAGGCACTGATTGCGCTGGAAAAATCAGGTGTATTGCTATAG
- a CDS encoding TldD/PmbA family protein, whose protein sequence is MNHDQVISAFRNEVPVVDHWSLRLVSERHEVLTVRQGVLLPPRHSVSQGAHITLIKGQGFAYAATSRLTREGFRECLVQANKCLQSSARWGLVPVQQLFRPKKSGAYKTDVVEPWESVPLAEKIAWLQRINESLNLGNSIVDYTAKLCRSEVNSLILSSENVQIEQSFQYLYPGYQAVANEGAVTQIRSGGGWGTARQGGLELLQQFDFPASAQHVAEEAQALLRAPECPSGVMSALLMPSQMMLQIHESIGHPLELDRILGDERNYAGTSFVTPDMFGSYQYGSELLHVTFDPTVESELATYAYDDDGDLATRQYLIKAGVLQRPLGSAVSQMRAGMQGVANARAGGWNRPAIDRMANLNLEPGLNSFEQLCAHVEHGVLMDSNCSWSIDDSRNKFQFGCELGRVIQDGELKGMVRNPNYRGVSAKFWRNLAAVGSQDLMEIWGTPNCGKGEPNQLIQVGHASPPCVFHNVDVFGGG, encoded by the coding sequence ATGAATCACGATCAAGTGATTTCAGCATTTAGGAATGAAGTTCCCGTCGTGGACCATTGGAGCTTGCGCTTAGTCTCTGAGCGACATGAGGTATTGACGGTAAGGCAAGGCGTTTTACTACCTCCGCGCCATAGTGTCAGCCAGGGGGCTCACATCACCCTAATAAAAGGCCAGGGGTTTGCCTATGCGGCAACCAGCCGATTGACGCGAGAGGGCTTCCGAGAATGCTTGGTACAGGCAAACAAATGCTTGCAAAGCAGTGCCCGTTGGGGTTTGGTGCCTGTGCAGCAACTGTTTCGACCCAAGAAATCGGGAGCATACAAAACAGATGTAGTAGAGCCTTGGGAAAGTGTACCGTTAGCGGAAAAAATTGCCTGGTTGCAGCGCATAAATGAAAGCTTAAACCTGGGAAATTCAATAGTCGACTATACAGCTAAACTCTGTCGCTCGGAAGTAAACAGCCTGATACTCAGTAGTGAAAATGTGCAAATCGAACAGAGTTTCCAGTATTTGTATCCAGGCTATCAGGCGGTGGCAAACGAAGGTGCCGTGACCCAGATTCGCAGTGGTGGGGGTTGGGGCACGGCGCGCCAAGGCGGTTTAGAGTTGCTGCAACAATTTGATTTCCCGGCTTCTGCTCAACACGTGGCTGAAGAGGCGCAGGCATTATTGCGAGCGCCGGAGTGTCCCAGTGGGGTTATGTCTGCTTTACTCATGCCCAGTCAAATGATGCTACAGATCCATGAAAGCATCGGCCATCCCTTGGAACTGGATCGAATTTTAGGCGATGAACGCAATTATGCGGGTACCAGTTTCGTAACACCGGATATGTTTGGTAGTTACCAATATGGATCGGAACTGTTGCATGTAACTTTTGATCCCACCGTGGAATCTGAATTGGCCACTTACGCTTATGACGATGATGGTGATTTGGCGACACGTCAATACCTCATTAAAGCCGGTGTGTTACAAAGACCGTTAGGAAGTGCCGTATCACAAATGCGAGCGGGTATGCAGGGTGTGGCCAATGCGCGGGCCGGCGGTTGGAATCGACCGGCGATTGATCGTATGGCCAACTTGAACCTGGAGCCTGGTTTAAATAGTTTTGAACAACTGTGCGCCCATGTGGAGCATGGGGTTTTAATGGACAGCAACTGCTCTTGGTCTATAGATGACAGCCGCAACAAATTTCAATTTGGTTGTGAGTTAGGACGCGTAATACAAGATGGCGAATTGAAAGGGATGGTTCGTAATCCAAATTATCGGGGCGTTTCCGCCAAGTTCTGGCGCAATCTGGCGGCAGTTGGTAGCCAGGATTTGATGGAAATATGGGGGACTCCCAACTGTGGTAAGGGTGAGCCCAATCAACTTATTCAAGTAGGGCATGCTTCTCCACCTTGTGTGTTTCATAATGTCGACGTTTTTGGCGGGGGATAA
- a CDS encoding NnrS family protein, giving the protein MLRITDPNHLTPGAPFLSVGFRPFFLGAGLFSIVSVFSWTLAYGFNVTMPYQALPLAGWHGHEMIFGYALAVIAGFLLTSVRNWTGKPTLSNIPLLGVFSCWLAARVLFSINAVVSLLPSICADTVFVFAVFISLAAPLVRARQWHNFGLVLLLPVAGLGNILFGFAWWTGQEYLLYQGMKLGLFAVVLLILIMGRRVIPFFIEKSVFEKSPAKTQGRIQRFQPVWFDLACLWGFVLFGALEIFAVNDIAIIICCIGLLLLHGWRLLLWYHRGIWKHSLLWVLYVGYAWIVVALLLRVILPNLNLGFLWLHALTYGGIGMVTIGMMARVVLGHTGRNVLQPPKEMHFLFALLCIGAIVRVFIPVLHFSAYSVWVGVSQWFWLCAFIGFVWVYLPFLVKADVT; this is encoded by the coding sequence ATGTTGCGTATCACTGATCCAAATCATTTAACGCCAGGCGCCCCCTTTTTGTCGGTTGGATTTCGTCCATTTTTTTTAGGTGCCGGTTTATTTTCCATCGTCTCCGTTTTTTCGTGGACATTAGCCTACGGTTTTAATGTGACCATGCCCTATCAGGCTTTGCCTTTAGCCGGCTGGCATGGGCATGAAATGATTTTCGGGTATGCGTTAGCAGTCATTGCCGGGTTTTTGCTCACATCTGTGAGAAATTGGACCGGCAAGCCCACCCTGTCCAATATTCCTCTGCTTGGGGTGTTCAGTTGTTGGCTCGCGGCCAGAGTTTTGTTTTCCATAAACGCAGTGGTGTCCCTGCTTCCCAGTATATGCGCAGATACGGTTTTTGTTTTTGCGGTATTTATCAGTTTGGCGGCTCCGCTCGTAAGGGCCAGGCAATGGCACAATTTTGGGCTTGTGTTGCTATTACCGGTGGCAGGGCTGGGAAATATTCTTTTCGGGTTTGCGTGGTGGACCGGTCAAGAATATCTATTGTACCAGGGTATGAAGCTCGGCTTGTTTGCCGTGGTGTTGCTTATACTGATCATGGGGCGGCGAGTGATCCCTTTCTTTATCGAAAAAAGTGTTTTTGAAAAAAGTCCGGCGAAAACGCAAGGTCGGATACAGAGGTTTCAACCGGTCTGGTTCGACCTGGCGTGTTTGTGGGGGTTTGTCCTGTTCGGTGCGTTGGAAATTTTTGCTGTAAACGATATCGCTATTATCATATGTTGCATCGGTTTGCTGTTGTTACATGGGTGGCGTTTGTTGCTTTGGTATCATCGTGGGATTTGGAAGCATTCCTTGTTGTGGGTCCTATACGTAGGTTACGCCTGGATTGTTGTGGCATTGCTATTGAGAGTGATATTGCCTAACCTAAATCTTGGTTTTTTGTGGCTACATGCGTTGACCTATGGTGGTATTGGAATGGTGACAATAGGGATGATGGCTAGAGTTGTTTTAGGGCATACGGGAAGAAACGTATTGCAACCACCGAAGGAAATGCACTTTCTGTTTGCTTTGTTGTGCATCGGTGCCATCGTCAGAGTTTTTATTCCTGTCCTGCATTTTTCCGCATATAGTGTTTGGGTTGGTGTGTCTCAGTGGTTCTGGTTGTGTGCTTTTATTGGTTTTGTTTGGGTCTATTTACCCTTTCTAGTAAAGGCTGATGTTACATAG
- a CDS encoding metallopeptidase TldD-related protein: MGQQYFQNLWQSLCSQLSSTEILLLNYQGENTHFARFNNNRIRQSGYVQQQELALNLIRDQRQCTVDIQLTGDMDADMELLTTELNGLRQQLQYLPEDPYLYFNTEVQNSEWKGDTSVVDAIDAVDQIIQICNGLDLVGIWASGGMQRGFANSLGQFNWHSQANFNFDWSVYLKTDKAVKQSYAGTHWQVNSFEEKITQARNTLEVLRVPPKTIKPGKYRVFLTPDAINEILCLLSWGGFGLKSHRTAQTPLLKMIEDRVCLNKKFTLVEQHAKGLTPRFTDTGFLKPDNVVLIENGAYKDCLSGTRSAKEYGATVNCSQEVPQSLGVTPGNLAMADVLKALDTGIWISNLWYCNYSDRNNGRMTGMTRFACLWVERGKVVAPLSVMRFDESIFNLLGENLLDLTKEQEWILDNSTYERRSTVNACLPGVLVDDFNLTL; encoded by the coding sequence ATGGGACAACAATATTTTCAAAACCTTTGGCAAAGCCTTTGTTCTCAGCTGAGTAGCACGGAAATTTTGCTGCTCAATTACCAAGGAGAAAACACTCACTTTGCTCGGTTCAATAACAATCGCATTCGTCAATCCGGTTATGTGCAACAGCAGGAGTTGGCGCTCAATCTCATTCGTGATCAAAGGCAATGTACAGTCGATATTCAATTAACAGGCGATATGGATGCAGATATGGAGTTGCTGACTACAGAGCTCAACGGGTTAAGGCAGCAGCTACAATACCTACCGGAGGACCCCTACCTGTACTTCAATACCGAGGTGCAGAATTCCGAGTGGAAAGGGGACACATCTGTGGTTGATGCCATAGACGCGGTAGATCAAATTATTCAAATATGTAATGGCCTGGATCTGGTGGGAATATGGGCCAGTGGTGGAATGCAGCGCGGATTCGCGAATTCCTTGGGGCAGTTTAATTGGCATAGTCAGGCGAACTTCAATTTTGATTGGAGTGTATATTTGAAAACCGATAAGGCAGTTAAACAAAGTTATGCCGGAACCCACTGGCAGGTGAATAGTTTTGAAGAAAAGATAACGCAGGCGCGGAACACTCTGGAGGTTTTGCGTGTGCCACCCAAAACCATTAAGCCGGGAAAATACCGGGTTTTCTTGACTCCTGATGCGATAAACGAAATATTGTGCCTTTTGAGTTGGGGTGGGTTTGGGTTGAAAAGTCATCGTACCGCACAAACTCCGTTACTAAAAATGATTGAAGATCGTGTCTGCCTGAATAAAAAATTTACCTTGGTCGAGCAGCACGCGAAGGGGCTAACGCCTAGGTTTACCGATACCGGTTTTTTGAAACCCGATAACGTTGTACTTATTGAAAATGGTGCGTATAAGGATTGTTTGAGTGGGACAAGAAGCGCGAAGGAGTATGGCGCTACGGTAAACTGTTCTCAGGAAGTGCCTCAGTCCTTAGGTGTTACTCCCGGTAATTTAGCCATGGCAGATGTTCTAAAGGCGCTGGATACGGGGATATGGATTAGTAATCTTTGGTATTGCAATTATTCGGACCGTAATAATGGAAGAATGACCGGGATGACACGGTTCGCTTGTCTCTGGGTGGAGCGGGGTAAGGTGGTGGCTCCCTTGAGTGTTATGCGTTTTGACGAAAGCATTTTTAATCTGTTGGGGGAAAATCTTCTGGATCTGACCAAGGAACAAGAGTGGATATTGGACAACAGCACGTATGAGCGAAGATCCACAGTGAATGCTTGTTTACCGGGTGTCTTGGTGGATGATTTTAATTTGACTTTATAG